The Strix aluco isolate bStrAlu1 chromosome 1, bStrAlu1.hap1, whole genome shotgun sequence genome has a window encoding:
- the TMEM106B gene encoding transmembrane protein 106B — protein sequence MGKSLSHLPMHTCKEDGYDGGTVSDNMRNRLVHSESHNEDSRCGDVSQFPYVEFTGRDSVTCPTCQGTGRIPRGQENQLVALIPYSDQRLRPRRTKLYVTASVIVCLLLSGLAVFFLFPRSIDVEYIGVKSVYVTYEQGRHIIYLNITNTLNITNNNYYSVEVANITAQVQFSKTVIGKARLNNITNIGPLDMKQIDYMVPTVIQDEMSYMFDFCTLASIKVHNIVVMMQVTVTTSYFGHSEQISQERYQYVDCGGNTTYQLGQSEYLNVLQPPQ from the exons ATGGGAAAATCACTTTCTCACCTGCCTATGCATACGTGCAAGGAAGATGGCTATGATGGAGGCACAGTGTCTGATAATATGAGGAACAGGTTAGTTCACTCAGAATCACACAACGAAGATAGCAGATGTGGAGATGTATCACAGTTTCCTTACGTGGAATTTACGGGAAGAGACAGCGTCACCTGCCCGACTTGCCAGGGAACAGGAAGAATTCCACGAG GGCAAGAAAATCAGCTGGTAGCATTAATTCCATACAGTGATCAGAGACTGAGGCCAAGAAGAAC AAAGCTCTACGTGACTGCTTCTGTAATTGTATGTTTACTCCTTTCTGGGCTGGCTGTATTCTTCTTGTTTCCTCGCTCAATCGACGTTGAATACATTGGTGTGAAGTCGGTATATGTCACTTATGAACAGGGTAGACATATAATATATCTAAATATTACG aacacacTAAATATAACAAACAACAACTATTATTCTGTTGAAGTGGCAAATATCACAGCCCAagttcagttttcaaaaacagtTATTGGAAAAGCACGTCTAAACAACATCACCAACATTGGTCCTCTGGATATGAAACAG aTTGACTATATGGTGCCCACAGTCATACAAGATGAAATGAGCTATATGTT tgaCTTCTGTACTTTAGCATCTATTAAAGTGCATAACATTGTAGTGATGATGCA AGTCACAGTGACAACCTCTTACTTTGGCCACTCTGAGCAAATATCCCAGGAGAGATACCAGTATGTGGACTGTGGAGGAAACACAACCTACCAGCTGGGCCAGTCAGAATATTTAAATGTACTTCAACCTCCGCAATAA